Proteins found in one Cricetulus griseus strain 17A/GY chromosome X, alternate assembly CriGri-PICRH-1.0, whole genome shotgun sequence genomic segment:
- the LOC100753738 gene encoding LOW QUALITY PROTEIN: uncharacterized protein LOC100753738 (The sequence of the model RefSeq protein was modified relative to this genomic sequence to represent the inferred CDS: substituted 2 bases at 2 genomic stop codons) has protein sequence MYRLTRNLQRFAVAKACVFKLSGHICSLSALVLEIILECSQNWRLCEFDNNIVQLLVFGLWXAXYHQEFDKSGSVIRNLVHSPINSTWTILLEFQCAQTLRVLAVLMKPAILICSVVAIKNSCVKAPLILLYKICALDLYVSSLSAFVSVSWNHVVNLYDQTILDFPPNFPFKKDALINKHYTAMFSVGILTATVSLVSFLGVIMFLFQMSSLTPQDEVKDHCASKLSAQKT, from the exons ATGTATCGCCTCACCCGCAATCTACAAAG ATTTGCTGTGGCAAAGGCATGTGTCTTCAAACTGAGTGGACACATTTGCAGCCTATCAGCTTTGGTGCTTGAAATAATCCTTGAGTGCAGTCAAAACTGGCGCCTGTGTGAATTTGACAATAACATTGTGCAGCTTTTGGTTTTTGGACTCTGGTAAGCTTAATACCATCAAGAGTTTGACAAATCTGGGTCTGTGATCAGGAACCTGGTGCACAGCCCTATCAACTCAACATGGACCATTTTACTTGAATTTCAGTGTGCACAGACACTAAGAGTGTTGGCCGTTTTGATGAAACCTGCCATCCTTATTTGCAGTGTAGTGGCCATCAAGAACAGCTGCGTGAAAGCCCCACTT ATACTTTTATACAAGATCTGTGCTTTAGATTTATATGTTAGCAGCCTTTCCGCATTTGTTTCTGTGAGCTGGAACCATGTTGTAAACCTTTATGACCAAACCATCCTTGATTTTCCACCCAACTTTCCTTTTAAGAAAGATGCTTTAATAAACAAACACTACACTGCTATGTTCTCAGTAGGCATCCTGACAGCCACAGTATCACTGGTGTCATTCTTAGGAGTGATTATGTTCCTCTTTCAGATGAGTTCTTTGACACCACAGGATGAAGTGAAAGATCACTGTGCTTCCAAACTGAGTGCTCAAAAGACCTGA